The Pseudogulbenkiania sp. MAI-1 sequence TTGCACTGGGTTTTGGTAACGGCTCTAAAACACCGGGCACGACAGGCCCGGCATCGGCGTCAGGCGCCAGCAACGATGGGAAGCAATCATGGAAAGAGACCAGGCCTCGAAGTTCATCCACGACCTGCTCAAGCACGCGGTCGGCAAGAACGCGTCGGACATCTTCATCTCGGCCGACTTCCCCCCGGCGATGAAGATCGACGGCAAGATCGTGCCGGTGTCGCAGCAGCCGCTGTCCGCCCAGCACACCAAGGAGCTGGTGCGCTCGGTGATGAACGACCGCCAGATGGAGGAGTTCGAATCCTCGATGGAGGCCAATTTCGCCATCAGCCCGCCCGGCATCGGGCGCTTCCGCGTCAGCGCCTTCATCCAGCAGGGCATGGCCGGCATGGTGCTGCGCAAGATCAATACCGAGATCCCGACCTTCGACCAGCTGCGCCTGCCGGAGGTGCTGAAGGACGTGGCGCTGATCAAGCGCGGGCTGGTGATCTTCGTCGGCGGCACCGGCTCGGGCAAGTCGACTTCGCTGGCGGCGCTGGTGGATTGGCGCAACAGCCACAGCCAGGACCACATCATCACCATCGAGGACCCGATCGAGTACGTGCATCCGCACAAGAAATCCATCGTCACCCAGCGCGAGGTCGGGGTCGATACCGACAGCTGGGACGTGGCGCTGAAGAACACCCTGCGCCAGGCGCCGGACGTGATCCTGATGGGCGAGATCCGCGACCGCGAGACCATGGGCTACGGCCTGCAGTTCGCCGAGACCGGCCACCTGTGCCTCGCCACCCTGCACGCCAACAACGCCAACCAGGCGCTCGACCGCATCCTGAACTTCTTCCCGGAGGAGCGTCACCAGCAGGTGCTGATGGACCTGTCGCTGAACATGCGCGCCATCATTTCGCAGCGGCTGATCCCGCTCGCCACCGGCCGCGGCCGGGTGGCGGCGGTGGAGGTGATGCTCAACAGCCCGCTGATGGCCGACCTGATCTTCAAGGGGGAAATCGCCTCGCTGAAGGAAGTGATCGGCAAGTCGCGCGAGAGCGGCATGCAGACCTTCGACCAGGCGCTGTTCGATCTGTACGAGGCCGGGCTGATCAGCTACGAGGACGCGTTGCGCAACGCCGATTCGATCAACGACCTGCGCCTGAAGATCAAGCTGTACGGCGAGGGGGCCAAGGACCGCGACCTGCTCGAGGGCATCGACCACCTCGATATCATCTGAACCGGCTCACGCCCACATGCGCTTGACCCAGTCCAGCGACTCGGTCTCGATGCGCGTCAGCAGTTCGGCGTCGTAACCCGCCGGCTGCACCGTGTTTTCGTCCTCCAGCGACACGGTGACCCTGAGCCACTCGCCGAGGATGTGGCGGCCGTCGAGCACGGCCTCCTTGATGTTCTGATCGACCGGCAGCTGCGGAATGAGCTCGGCCTTGGGACGCAGCATCAGGGCGTCGATCAGCGACAGGATGCCGACCATGAACGCCTGTTCGGCCAGCAGCGGCGCGTCCGGCCGCAGGCACTGGGCCAGGCGCTCCATGATGCGCCCGCGCGTGGCGGCCAGTTCGAGTAACGGATTGTGACGGACCTTGTCGCTCTGCGGGACGGCGGTGGCGAACATCAACAGCAGGGTCCAGCGCTTGATCTTGTCGCGCCCCAGAAGCAGGATGGCCTGGCGAATCGAAGTGACCGCCGACTTGTCGGCCAAAGCTGCGGTGGAGGTCAGCCTCAGCAGCATCAGCGCGATGTCCGGCGCGCTCTTGAACGCCTCTTCCAGCGCATCGGTCTCGGCGTCGCTGAGGATCAGCCCCAACAGGCGCAGCAGCACCGAGACCTTGGGGCGCACCTGGCGCGAATGGATCACCGTGGGATGGGCGAAGAAGTAGCCCTGGAACAGCTTGAAGCCGAGCAGGCGACAGGTCTCGAACTGTTCGGGATTGTCGACCTTTTCCGCCAGCAGGGTGCCGCGAAAATCCTCGAGCGACTTCAACAGGGCCGGCAGCGCGGACAACTCGACCAGGCTCAAGTCGATCTTGACGATGTCGACATATTCGAGAAGGGCGCGTCTGTCGTCGTCAAGCGTCCCCAGATCGTCCATCGCCAGGCGGAAACCGCGCTGGCGCAGGTCGGCCAGCCGGGCCAGCAGGGCGGGCTTGGGACGGACCGTTTCCAGTATCTCGAGCACCACGGTGTCGTGGGGCAGCACGTTGATGAGATCGCTCATCAAAAGCTGTTCGTCGACGTTGATGTAGCCCTGCCGGTCGCCGAGCACTTCGGCCACGCCGAGGTCGACGAAGGCGTGGCGGATCACCGTGGCGGTGGCGGCGAAATCGTCGACGACGTGCGCCGCGTTGACCGGGCTGGAACGGAACAACAACTCGTAGCCGACCAGGTTTTCCTTGGCATCCACGATCGGCTGCCGTCCCAGAAAGTGCGTTGAATACATGAAGAAACCCGTGTCGTCTCTGAGTGAGGAATGGTTCGATCAGTTTAGGGAAAGGAATCGGGTCTTGAGACTCTTTTTTGCCATCATACCGGACAAGTCGACGTCCGTGTCATTGCATGCCAATGGCAAAAGTCTGGCCAAATTCAGCCGCGGCCAAGTGGTCGGCCCCGAGCGGCTGCACCTGACGCTGGCCTTTCTCGGGGAAGTGCCGCCCGAGCGGCTGGACGAACTCTTGGCGATCGGGCAAGGCCTGCCGCGCCTCACCGGGGAGATATGGACGATAGACCAAGTCGGCGGCTGGCCCAACGGCATCGTCTGGGCCGGCAGCTCGCAGCCGTGCCCGGCGCTGAGCGAACTGGCGGCCGCCTTGCAGCAGGGACTGGCGCAGGCGGGTTTTCCGACCGAGACCCGGCCGTTCGTACCGCATGTGACCTTGTTGCGCCGGGCGCGCCGCCGGCTGCCGCCGCAGGACATCGCGCCGCTGCCGTTCGTCCTGCTGCGCGTGTCGCTGATGGAATCCACGCTGACGCCGCAGGGGCCGCAGTACCGCGAACTGCAGCACTGGCCCTGAAAGTAAAAAAACGCCACCGGGTTGCGGTGGCGTTGCGCGGTCAAGACGGGGCGAAGATCGTTCGTCCCGCCGTCATCCATGGCTCAGTGCTGCAGGATCTTGGACAGGAAGTGCTGGGCACGCTCGGAGCGGGCCTTGATGTCGCCGAAGAATTCTTCCTTGGCGCAGTCCTCGACGATGGCGCCCTTGTCCATGAAGATGACGCGGTTGGCCACCTTGCGTGCGAAGCCCATCTCGTGGGTCACGCACATCATCGTCATGCCTTCGTGCGCCAGTTCCACCATCACGTCCAGCACCTCGTTCACCATCTCCGGGTCGAGCGCCGAGGTCGGCTCGTCGAACAGCATCGCGATCGGGTCCATCGACAGGGCGCGGGCGATCGCCACGCGCTGCTGCTGGCCGCCGGAGAGCTGGCCCGGGAACTTCTCGGCGTGGGCCTTGAGGCCGACGCGGTCGAGGTAGTGCAGGCCCTTCTGGCGCGCCTCGTCCTTGCTGCGCCCCAGCACCTTCTCCTGGGCGATGGTCAGGTTCTCGGTGATCGACAGGTGCGGGAACAGCTCGAAGTGCTGGAACACCATGCCGACGCGCGCGCGCAGCTTGGGCAGGTCGGTCTTCGGGTCGCCCACCGAGATGCCGTCGACGATGATCTCGCCCTTCTGGAACGGTTCCAGCGCGTTGACGGTCTTGATCAGCGTGGACTTGCCGGAGCCCGATGGGCCGCACACCACCACCACTTCGCCCTTGTTCACTTCCGTCGAGCAGTCGGTGAGCACCTGGAAGTCACCGTACCATTTGCTGACGTTCTTGAGAGTAATCATCGCGCTCATACTGCCAACCTTTTCTGCAGGCGCTTCACCAAGGTGGAGGCGCCGAAACTGATTACGAAGTACACCACCCCGGCAAAGATCAGGAATTCGTGCGGCTGGCCGACGATATCCCCCTTGGAGCGGGCGGTGTTGAGGAAGTCCATCAGGCCCACGGCGTACACCAGCGAGGTGTCCTGGAACAGGATGATGCTCTGCTGCAACAAGAGCGGCATCATCTTGCGGAACGCCTGCGGCAGGATGATCAGCCGCATCGCCTGGCCGTAGGTCATCCCCAGCGCGTAGGCGGCGTTGAGCTGGCCCTTGGAGATGGACTGGATGCCGGCACGCACAATCTCAGCATAGTAGGCCGCTTCGAACATCATGAAGGCCACGAGGCAGGAGGTGAACGCGCCGACCGCGACGAATTCGCCGGAAATCCACTTGAAGATCAGCGGCACCACGAAGTAGAACCAGGTGATCACCAGCAGCAGCGGAATCGAGCGGAAGTAGTTGACGTAGAACTTGGCGATACCCGACAGCAGCGGGCTGCTCGACAGGCGCAAGAGCGCGAGGATAGTCCCCAGCGCCACGCCGCCGCCCACCGCCAGCAAGAGCAGCTTGAGCGTCAGCGCCATGCCATCCATGAGCCCCGGCAGGGACGGGCCGATCTGGCTGAAATCCATTATTTGGCACCTCCCATCATGCCCGGTACGCGAAGCTTACGCTCCACCCAGCCCATCAGGCCCATCAGGCTCATGTTGAGCACGAAGTAGATCACCGTGGCGAGCGTGAACGCTTCGAACAGGTTGGCCGAGAACTCGGCGGTCTGCTTGGTCTGCGCCAACAGTTCCATCAGGCCGATCAGCGAGGCCACCGAGGAGTTCTTGAAGATGTTCAGGAATTCGCTGGTGAGCGGCGGAATGATGATGCGGAAGGCCTGCGGCAACAGCACGTAGCGGTAGACCTGGGCCTGCTGGAAGCCCATCGCCATGGCGGCGTAGTTCTGGCCACGGGGCAGCGCCTGGATGCCGGTACGCACCTGCTCGCACACCCGGGCGGCGGTGAAGAGGCCGAGACAGACCACGACCGACAGGTAGGCCGAGGTGGCTGGGCTCAGGTCCTGCTTGAACCAGATCTGCGCCTGTTCCGGCAGCAGGTCGGGTACCAGGAAGTACCAGATGAAGAGCTGTACCAACAGCGGCACGTTGCGGAACAGCTCGACGTAAGCGGTGGCGATGCCGGCGGCGGCTTTGTTGGGGAGCGTGCGCATCACGCCCAGCACCGACCCCAGGATCAGCGCGATGATCCAGCCGGCCAGCGCCACGGCGATGGTCCAGCCCAGACCGGAGATGAACCAGTCGAGGTAGATCTCGCTGCCGATACCGGTGGACTTGAAGAAGACGTTCCAGTCCCAGTTGTAATTCATACCGAATCTCCAAACAAAATGGG is a genomic window containing:
- a CDS encoding PilT/PilU family type 4a pilus ATPase, encoding MERDQASKFIHDLLKHAVGKNASDIFISADFPPAMKIDGKIVPVSQQPLSAQHTKELVRSVMNDRQMEEFESSMEANFAISPPGIGRFRVSAFIQQGMAGMVLRKINTEIPTFDQLRLPEVLKDVALIKRGLVIFVGGTGSGKSTSLAALVDWRNSHSQDHIITIEDPIEYVHPHKKSIVTQREVGVDTDSWDVALKNTLRQAPDVILMGEIRDRETMGYGLQFAETGHLCLATLHANNANQALDRILNFFPEERHQQVLMDLSLNMRAIISQRLIPLATGRGRVAAVEVMLNSPLMADLIFKGEIASLKEVIGKSRESGMQTFDQALFDLYEAGLISYEDALRNADSINDLRLKIKLYGEGAKDRDLLEGIDHLDII
- a CDS encoding EAL and HDOD domain-containing protein; its protein translation is MYSTHFLGRQPIVDAKENLVGYELLFRSSPVNAAHVVDDFAATATVIRHAFVDLGVAEVLGDRQGYINVDEQLLMSDLINVLPHDTVVLEILETVRPKPALLARLADLRQRGFRLAMDDLGTLDDDRRALLEYVDIVKIDLSLVELSALPALLKSLEDFRGTLLAEKVDNPEQFETCRLLGFKLFQGYFFAHPTVIHSRQVRPKVSVLLRLLGLILSDAETDALEEAFKSAPDIALMLLRLTSTAALADKSAVTSIRQAILLLGRDKIKRWTLLLMFATAVPQSDKVRHNPLLELAATRGRIMERLAQCLRPDAPLLAEQAFMVGILSLIDALMLRPKAELIPQLPVDQNIKEAVLDGRHILGEWLRVTVSLEDENTVQPAGYDAELLTRIETESLDWVKRMWA
- a CDS encoding amino acid ABC transporter permease; translation: MNYNWDWNVFFKSTGIGSEIYLDWFISGLGWTIAVALAGWIIALILGSVLGVMRTLPNKAAAGIATAYVELFRNVPLLVQLFIWYFLVPDLLPEQAQIWFKQDLSPATSAYLSVVVCLGLFTAARVCEQVRTGIQALPRGQNYAAMAMGFQQAQVYRYVLLPQAFRIIIPPLTSEFLNIFKNSSVASLIGLMELLAQTKQTAEFSANLFEAFTLATVIYFVLNMSLMGLMGWVERKLRVPGMMGGAK
- a CDS encoding ABC transporter permease subunit (The N-terminal region of this protein, as described by TIGR01726, is a three transmembrane segment that identifies a subfamily of ABC transporter permease subunits, which specificities that include histidine, arginine, glutamine, glutamate, L-cystine (sic), the opines (in Agrobacterium) octopine and nopaline, etc.) gives rise to the protein MDFSQIGPSLPGLMDGMALTLKLLLLAVGGGVALGTILALLRLSSSPLLSGIAKFYVNYFRSIPLLLVITWFYFVVPLIFKWISGEFVAVGAFTSCLVAFMMFEAAYYAEIVRAGIQSISKGQLNAAYALGMTYGQAMRLIILPQAFRKMMPLLLQQSIILFQDTSLVYAVGLMDFLNTARSKGDIVGQPHEFLIFAGVVYFVISFGASTLVKRLQKRLAV
- a CDS encoding amino acid ABC transporter ATP-binding protein — its product is MITLKNVSKWYGDFQVLTDCSTEVNKGEVVVVCGPSGSGKSTLIKTVNALEPFQKGEIIVDGISVGDPKTDLPKLRARVGMVFQHFELFPHLSITENLTIAQEKVLGRSKDEARQKGLHYLDRVGLKAHAEKFPGQLSGGQQQRVAIARALSMDPIAMLFDEPTSALDPEMVNEVLDVMVELAHEGMTMMCVTHEMGFARKVANRVIFMDKGAIVEDCAKEEFFGDIKARSERAQHFLSKILQH
- the thpR gene encoding RNA 2',3'-cyclic phosphodiesterase, giving the protein MRLFFAIIPDKSTSVSLHANGKSLAKFSRGQVVGPERLHLTLAFLGEVPPERLDELLAIGQGLPRLTGEIWTIDQVGGWPNGIVWAGSSQPCPALSELAAALQQGLAQAGFPTETRPFVPHVTLLRRARRRLPPQDIAPLPFVLLRVSLMESTLTPQGPQYRELQHWP